The DNA segment CAATTGATGAGAAGTTGCGTCGAATGAAGCACCTTGCGTCGAAGATGTCGGAGCAGCTTTGTCTTTCATCAAGATGGCTGCTGCTTCCAAAGCACAAAGAAGTTCCTCTTTTGTAAGCATTTTTCGGCACAAACGGTTTATCCCACTTCTGAATTGTAATCTTTCTTAATTTCGGAAGAATTAACTGAAGGCTGAAGAATtgcgtgttttctgttttagcgCTCAATCACGAATGACATCTCTATTTGACAGTATTGCCTGAGATACTTAAACCTAGGTGTGATCGCACAAACAAGATGTACATATAgaaaaggtgtatgtgtaaggatgtcaaggtgtatgtgtgaggtatatacaaattcgaatttctaatttctacattatgaacattaaattttaacggataaaaagtgccaggcaaacaaacgtgcatcagcgcgTTAAGTAACAAATGTGGTTAACAATCCTTGAAAtagcatcccaagcgccacagatttggcttaaacgactgaaaaatcaaatagggtaactgtaccagttttcggcaggctagtgcagcagtttcacaaaagttgctcacacatcaatatttttcattatttttcttgaaagtgttgttattctggttgataaactatcatatgtaatctttcttaatttcggaagaattaactgaaggctgaagaattgcgtgttttctgttttagcgCTCAATCACGAATGACATCTCTATTTGACAGTATTGCCTGAGATACTTAAACCTAGGTGTGATCGCACAAACAAGATGTACATATAgaaaaggtgtatgtgtaaggatgtcaaggtgtatgtgtgaggtatATACAAATTCGAATTTCTAATTTCTACAGCTCGGCCATCCTGACGAGAAATTGACctcaatttttcctgcataTGTATAGCCCTACCCTTAATCTTAAGTGTAGCTTTATGAACATATTCCGATCAAGCTCCCCCCAGAGGCACTATCCATCTTCTCAACTTGTCCGACTCCAACACTCCATCATATGGTATTTGCGTCATTTGTATTCCATCGATATCACGTATAACATATCTGTCATTAGGTAAACGTTTGTGGATAACGTATGGACCTTTATATCTGGcaatgagttttttgtttgaatttggtgTGTTatctacatttttaattacaacaaaCTCTCCTTCATTGAATACGGGAGCAGGGCGATGGTGTTTAGCATGTTGTTTctcattattttgttgtgattttaaaatattgaatgatgCTTCTGCACGTATAGTTTCTAAATCTgaaaatgctttgtttttgtcttctaAATATTCGGTCAATATATCTACTGAAGGGCCTCGTTGGTTAACACCAAACAATAGCATAGAAGGGGAAAAACGAGTGGACGAATGAATggtcccaagcgccacagattaagcttaaacgactggaaaattgaatatccatagaaaaaaaatgaaagctccacagcttcattggtttgatcaatagatggcgtattacaactcatcattatattgctatccttttcttgcaatgtgtttcgacaagtttcatcttatcatgacctatatagccttctaactttctgagcaaaaatctatatgaatggtcgtgtggccAGATACgcgggtatcaacaccaacgaccattactcaaatctcacttgcttcagtactggtggtttccgttgcagtttagtatttaaacaatcgtatcgccgttctagttctagcgatgcataacttcaatgcgaaaccatacaacagtacagaggaaatgagaaagctctcctccaagcgatgaagctcaactggttggggtatcccaccaacagagagcgccaccagcttttttgctatttttagaatgcatgagtcgtttggcgtctgctaaacgaagtctttctatattccgtttaggtagagaacttcagtcgtttagaagccgtttggtggtcgtttagtggatttgtggcacttggggtaTTATTAAGAGCGTATTCTATAGATAGCAAATGGGTCACCCAATCTACATGGTCGGTCTGATTTGATAATTTGCTCAATATGGGACGAATAATGCGATTGACCCTTTCCACTTGACCATTAGCTTGTGGTGATCCTGTGGCATTCAACACATGGCTAATTCCgcgagaagaaaggaaattggaaaatgcgGCTGAAGTAAAGCATGTACCTCGATCGCTAATTATTCTTTTAGGTCGACTGTAGTAagagaaatattgttttagaGCATTGCACACCTCTTTTGTACTAGTGGAAGTTGTTGGATACAATTTAACGAATTTCGTAAATGCGTCTATTACTACCAAtaagtattttttctttaaagatGATGTAGGTAGCGGTCCAAAATGGTCAATGTGCAAGGTATCAAATGGGTAAGGTTCTTTTTGGATGCTATGAAGGTTCCGATTATTTACTCTAGATGGAGCAGAGTGAATAATGCACTTCAAGCAGTTATTTATAAAGTTTATTATCCGTGTTTTTCTGTTAGGAAACCAATAATTCTGATCTATTTggttgcaacatttttcggCTCCCAAATGACCTATTTGTTCGTGTATTGATCGTATCAGATTATTAACCATTTCTGTTGGCACGTATAATTTTAGCCTATTAGAAGGTGATCGTTTGAATACAATACCGTCTTGTAATTGGTAACCTTCGACATCCGTCGTCTCTAACTCTTTTTTCAGAGTTTGGATAAGCGGATCCCTAGCCTGAGCTACACGTATTTGGAAGTCAATATCAACATCATCGAAGGCAGCCAAATGTTCCAGTCGGCTTAATGCGTCTACATGACTCATTGCTAAtccagggcgatgttgaaTAATGTAATTATAATTCTCCAGGAACAGTGACCAACGTGCTATCTTTGCGGAcgaatttctatttttaagcgtTTCTACCAGAGAATTACAATCAGTCACTATCTTTATTGGAATGCCGTGTACATAGGTATGGAAACGTTTGAGCGCATATATAACGGCCAATGTTTCAAGCTCGTAGCTGTGCAATTTAGCTTCATCAGCCGAAGTGGTTTTGGAAAAATACGAAATAGGGTGATATCTACCATCATCCTGTTTTTGCAAAAGCACAGAACCAAAAGCTATCGAACTTGCGTCACAGTGAAGTTCAGTTTCGCGTTTAGGGTCGTATATGGCAAGCACCGGAGCTACTATCAATTTATCTCGGAGTGTTTCAAATGCTTTTTTAcactcatcatcaaaaataaatggaacattgtttttcaaaagattaGTAAGTGGTTTTGCAATACTAGAGAAATGTGGAACAAACCTccggaaaaacgaaaaaagaccTAAACATTGTTGTACCTGTTTTGTGTTCTGAGGAACAGGAtagtttttgataatttttacatGATTATCGCTAGGACATATACCTGAATGATTGGCCTTGTATCCTAAGTAATCCAATTCATCGTAAGCAAACTTACATTTATCAAGCCGTAGCTCCAACCCATTATTTCGTAGAGTATGCAAAACTTCACTAACTATTTCAAGATGTTCTTTAAAGTCTTGAGAAGCTATGAGAATGTCGTCAATGTATACAACCAGCTTTTCATTCTCGATGAATTTCCGCAAAATTGTATTAATGAAACGCTGAAATTCAGCTGGCGCGTTTTTTAATCCGAAGGGCATACGCGTGTACTCGTACTGGCCGTCTGGAGTAACAAACGCTGTGAATTTAGTTGAATCCTCGTCCATTGCCACTTGATGAAAACCACTCTTTAGGTCTAGTAACGTAAAGAATTTTTTATTGCCCAAGTGTTCTAGGCACGTCTCTATGAGTGGAAGCGGGTAGTTGTCGCGGATTGTTACTTTATTAAGAGGTCGGTAGTCGACACACTTACGAATTTcgccatttttcttcctaaCGAGTACCAGTGCGGAAGCATAAGGAGAGTTACTGGGtcttattatatttttctctAATAAATCCTTCACAATGACTTTTACTTTATTCCTTTCATCGAAAGAAAGTCGTCTAGGCTTTGTGAAAATAGGAGTATCATGAGTTAAGCTAATTCGCATTTTATGAGCAGATGGTATTATATGTTTATCCggaaaattaatgtaattattgGACACTATTGATCTTAAAGCAATGCCTTGTTCTTTAGAAAGATGTTCTCCAACATTTATAGTGCTAGCCTCATCGCTAATATTTATAGAACACATTTCAGAAAAAGTTGTGTCatattgttgtttatgttcagATTTGTCTGATATCGAaatgaattttgaagaaatattgGGATCGGACAATTTCGAATCTTTGCATACCTCTGGTAAGGGAGCCTGGATCGAACTACGTAAAAGACCCAACGTTTGGAGCTTATGGTAAAAACCCGGTTTTTTTAAGTTCagaattttatctttatttaaattcatcagCATAAGTTTGCTGTAATGTTTACGGAATTGAGCGAGTGTGATGTTAAATTCTGATAACAAATCTCTCCCTACTATCATGGATAGGGACATGTAGctttttggtaaaatataGAAATTGTGAATGAATGTTTGATTACGAAAACTAAGTTTTAGCTGTACTGTTCCAAGAGTTTGTAAATTCACATTTCCTATTCCTCGAAATCCACTTGGTTGGGGAGCGCTTAGTTTTGTAACCGGaacaatggcttcatttatgAAGCTTTTAGAGCTACCGGAATCAAAAAGAGATGTTATAATTAACCCTGGGCTCCAAACATTGTTTCTCTTAAAAGCTACACTTACCTCCTGATAGGCCTCAAGTTGAACgaagtttccattttccccagAATCTAGATGCGCTGTTTCATTGTCGTTGCCCTGTACCGCAGCAACCGTTAGTTGACGTCTATCTGGGACAGGACAGTTGCGAATGACATGTGATGTGCTACCACATCGGAAACAGGAACCCGGAGCTCGACGAGGTTGTGTGCATTGCGATGAATGATGTCCATGATTCGAGCAGTTATAACATCGAAGAGGTTCTGTCGTCGTTTGTCTTGGTGGAATCGGTCTCGGGGAAATGGTGTTGATGTGAGATGGGCTGCGGCGTTCTGGGTTTTTGCGCAACAGAAGATGGGATTCATATCGCTTAATGTTGTCAATCAGGTCGTAAATATCGCGGTAATCCTTGGTCACAAGGCTATCATAGAGAGGGTCACGAGAAAGTCCTCTGATGACATAAGTTATGATAGCCTCCTCACTCACGTGGCCTGACATTCCCAGCGCATTTACTCGGTATACATAGCTTGTGTACGACTCAGAAATTTTCTTGTAGACCGATGCTAATTGGCTATGAATAACGGCTTCGTTACAGCGATCAGGAAAAGCCTTTTTAATTGTGTCAGCGAATTCGTCGAATGTCTTCAAAGTGTTACGGAAGCCATTGTACCATTCGCTTGCTGCTCCAGTCAACCGACTGCCTGCATATAAAAGCATCGTGCGATCCTGCCATCCATATAATTCGCTATTGTAGCGAATCGTATTGATCCACTTATTGATACCGAGGCCGTCAGAAAATTCCGGTATCAAATGTTTCAACTCCTCGGGATGAACCAATCGACCATCCGTAAACGTCTGCCGCTGTTCCATTTCCATAATTTTTGCTCGTAGCGCCATTAATTCCAATTGATGAGAAGTTGCGTCGAATGAAGCACCTTGCGTCGAAGATGTCGGAGCAGCTTTGTCTTTCATCAAGATGGCGGCTGCTGCAACGTGGTTTCCATTGTTCGTCACTTCGTCTTCATCTGCACACACTCTTTGAGGAATGAAATTCTGGGTTGATTGTtcctccattttgtttttcggtacaCTTTGCTCGTACAACATGCGTAGTTGTGGTAAAGTTGCTTTCGGAGGCACTTCGATGTTAGCAACTTCCAAAGCACAAAGAAGTTCCTCTTTTGTAAGCATTTTTCGGCACAAACGGTTTATCCCACTTCTGAATTGTAATCTTTCTTAATTTCGGAAGAATTAACTGAAGGCTGAAGAATtgcgtgttttctgttttagcgCTCAATCACGAATGACATCTCTATTTGACAGTATTGCCTGAGATACTTAAACCTAGGTGTGATCGCACAAACAAGATGTACATATAgaaaaggtgtatgtgtaaggatgtcaaggtgtatgtgtgaggtatATACAAATTCGAATTTCTAATTTCTACACATAGTatgttacaatttttttttttgccggttcaaagccctttttcataaatattcgtgaaaatgcaaacattgatattgctcctattttcggcagtttgttcctattttcggcaggctgtgttcctattttcggcagcgcgaatacgggtcagaaaatgtttgtatcaatgtgaatatgtacaaaaaaatgtttaaagcaatttaacactcttactttcctaagattggtgttaaaaagcactttaattattaattttatgttgcttattttggcccgttttgacagccattttgatgcgacgtttaaacagagcagccattgacagtttgatggttatagcgtacggtgcgaactggcttacaaatatttatttttctcttaagtTAGTGCATTGTTTGCCgtaaaattggtgatatttggtacaagaaaggtcatattatgtgtcgacatacgcattgtagtgttctgatcaattttaaaaggaatattcagccaaattcaaagtgtgttattggtccgagtttcggcaggagcccacaacattgagctgtcaaaaatgaacatttactgtgtacctattttcggcagcatttaaagtgaaaaataacctGTTTATCgcgattttaaaattccgaacaagttagaataaattaaataagcataaaatctttaatatataccactttttcaatgttttactgttctgattctcttaatcacaaaacctgccgaacgattggctgacagcaaagctgccgaaaaaaagcccaatttatttgatattttggaaaatacgtaatgaaatggtgtgaaactTCGTATGTGAATATCAAATAAGTACACCTTCActacaaaattgtattttgtgaaattttttaccgcatttgtgcagaatttcacgtttttagctaccctgccgaaaataggtacactgccgaaaactggtacagttaccctatctgtgattttcggtaggataagtggaaaatcggtagttttagggcggtcatctgtgaatcggtaggcatataaaaaatctgtaggaatacagataaatcggtatttctggtcactctggttGGTGTTGCTGTCCAGTTTGACAGAAGTGCGCAGCATACAAAAAGGCCTTTAATGACAGACTTCGAACAGGCCGTTGGCTGTGCGATAAGCACAGTGAGGACGGAATGAACAAAGACTCTCGCTACTCGTCGCGAAACGGCGCAAATAttgttcatgaaaaaaatcatcctaggagagatagattcaccggaccttttagctagagttaatttccacgtacctgctcgtattttaagaaactttaggctactaagagttgaccaaactagacgtgcatatagcgataatgaacctttgactgcgatggctatcagatttaatgcacattatgactcttttgactggaattccctaatttaacctgtttttcttgctgtgatactctgtgttatttattttgtgctgatgttacattgtaccgtgatgctttatgttattataagtttagtttataagatcagtgataaggccaattatggccaatcacttaacatttacaaataaacaaataaacaaataaacaagacAATAAACGGTGCTAGATATAAAAttgtgaataaaaattaaaatacatttccttttttatgtatacTAGACTCTATATTTCTAATGACAATCAttaaaaccattaaaaaaTTATGTCAGTACAGTCTGATGCatagaatttaatttaatacgATAATTTCTGAATGGTATTCCAGCTTTGCTACATAGGCAGACTAATcgatttgatttgtttatttctctGATTCTATGGCTCCGAAAGTGTAAAAGCTGGTACCTCCCAAGTACTACAAATCCACTGAACGACCaataaacgggttctaaatgGCTCTTtatggccggtctcgtagtacagtcgtcaactcgtacgacttaacaacatgcccgtcatgggttcgatccccaaatagaccgtgccgccatacgtaggattgactatcctgctatggggggaaatcaattagtcactgaaagccaaagcccactagtggtacaggcaggccttgaccgacaacggttgttgagccaaagaagaa comes from the Anopheles coluzzii chromosome 2, AcolN3, whole genome shotgun sequence genome and includes:
- the LOC120959319 gene encoding uncharacterized protein LOC120959319 isoform X1 gives rise to the protein MLTKEELLCALEVANIEVPPKATLPQLRMLYEQSVPKNKMEEQSTQNFIPQRVCADEDEVTNNGNHVAAAAILMKDKAAPTSSTQGASFDATSHQLELMALRAKIMEMEQRQTFTDGRLVHPEELKHLIPEFSDGLGINKWINTIRYNSELYGWQDRTMLLYAGSRLTGAASEWYNGFRNTLKTFDEFADTIKKAFPDRCNEAVIHSQLASVYKKISESYTSYVYRVNALGMSGHVSEEAIITYVIRGLSRDPLYDSLVTKDYRDIYDLIDNIKRYESHLLLRKNPERRSPSHINTISPRPIPPRQTTTEPLRCYNCSNHGHHSSQCTQPRRAPGSCFRCGSTSHVIRNCPVPDRRQLTVAAVQGNDNETAHLDSGENGNFVQLEAYQEL
- the LOC120959319 gene encoding uncharacterized protein LOC120959319 isoform X2; translated protein: MLTKEELLCALEVANIEVPPKATLPQLRMLYEQSVPKNKMEEQSTQNFIPQRVCADEDEVTNNGNHVAAAAILMKDKAAPTSSTQGASFDATSHQLELMALRAKIMEMEQRQTFTDGRLVHPEELKHLIPEFSDGLGINKWINTIRYNSELYGWQDRTMLLYAGSRLTGAASEWYNGFRNTLKTFDEFADTIKKAFPDRCNEAVIHSQLASVYKKISESYTSYVYRVNALGMSGHVSEEAIITYVIRGLSRDPLYDSLVTKDYRDIYDLIDNIKRYESHLLLRKNPERRSPSHINTISPRPIPPRQTTTEPLRCYNCSNHGHHSSQCTQPRRAPGSCFRCGSTSHVIRNCPVPDRRQLTVAAVQGNDNETAHLDSGENGNFVQLEAYQEL